One genomic segment of Phycisphaerae bacterium includes these proteins:
- a CDS encoding cytidylate kinase-like family protein, whose amino-acid sequence MNTSGTGISALVERQMRAWELARERSRKEGEAPCAKPVKFYIAISRECGASDDAIVPLVVERTGFQKFDKEILNYMAGEDDIRHKLYETLDDRTVGWIEDVASSLTFGPAVGQVEYFKRLSRALLAICHNTHAIILGRGANFVLPRACGLAVRLVAPEDYRLERYAKATGLDAKEAKREMRKVDASRSQFIETHFGKYAYDPRRYDLVVNVAQFGVVEAADLIVHAARAKAGEELRLPVESST is encoded by the coding sequence ATGAATACGAGCGGCACCGGTATATCGGCCCTGGTCGAGCGCCAGATGCGGGCGTGGGAACTGGCCCGCGAACGCTCGCGGAAGGAAGGGGAGGCGCCCTGCGCCAAACCGGTGAAGTTCTACATCGCGATCTCACGCGAGTGCGGCGCCTCCGACGACGCGATTGTGCCTCTGGTGGTCGAACGGACGGGATTCCAGAAGTTCGACAAGGAGATTCTCAACTACATGGCCGGCGAGGACGACATCCGGCACAAGCTGTACGAGACGCTGGACGACCGGACGGTCGGATGGATCGAGGACGTGGCCAGTTCACTGACGTTTGGGCCGGCGGTGGGACAGGTGGAGTACTTCAAGCGGTTGTCGCGAGCCCTGCTGGCGATTTGCCACAACACGCACGCGATCATCCTGGGTCGCGGGGCGAACTTCGTTTTGCCGCGGGCGTGCGGGTTGGCGGTGCGTCTGGTGGCGCCGGAGGACTACCGGCTGGAGCGTTACGCGAAGGCGACCGGATTGGACGCCAAGGAGGCCAAGCGGGAGATGCGGAAGGTGGACGCCAGCCGCAGCCAGTTCATCGAGACGCACTTCGGCAAGTACGCCTACGACCCGCGGCGGTACGACCTGGTGGTCAATGTGGCGCAGTTCGGCGTCGTCGAGGCGGCGGACCTAATCGTCCACGCCGCGCGGGCCAAGGCCGGCGAGGAATTGAGGCTGCCGGTGGAGTCGAGCACCTGA
- the queG gene encoding tRNA epoxyqueuosine(34) reductase QueG, whose product MADDLKETIRQAAFELGFDLAGISAPRVESRYREAYLDWIERGRQGGMGYMAQNLDKRLDPGRLVAGVRSVLCLGSSYHQEAATPDGGGRVAMYAWGRDYHRVLKDRLRRLAVRLSGMAGREVRYRAFVDSAPVLEKALAEQAGLGWIGSNGCLINRRLGSFFFLAELFADLELPVDQPAKNHCGACRRCVDACPTGAIVAPGVVDARRCISYLTIEHRDRIDPTLAGKVGPWIFGCDACQAVCPFNRFAKPTRIDEFRQHRLGPRIDPAEAARWTDEQYEARTAGSAGARATLEMWRRNAGLVAGPGD is encoded by the coding sequence ATGGCTGACGATCTTAAGGAGACAATCCGGCAGGCGGCGTTTGAATTGGGGTTCGATCTGGCGGGTATTTCGGCGCCGAGAGTCGAGTCGCGGTATCGCGAGGCGTATCTGGACTGGATCGAGCGGGGGCGGCAGGGCGGGATGGGCTACATGGCGCAGAATCTCGATAAGCGGCTCGATCCGGGCCGGCTCGTGGCTGGGGTTCGGTCGGTGCTTTGTCTGGGAAGCAGCTACCATCAGGAGGCGGCGACCCCGGATGGCGGCGGGCGGGTGGCGATGTATGCGTGGGGAAGGGACTATCATCGAGTGCTCAAGGACCGGTTGCGGCGGTTGGCCGTGCGGCTGAGCGGGATGGCGGGGCGGGAGGTGCGGTATCGGGCGTTTGTCGATAGTGCGCCGGTGCTGGAGAAGGCGTTGGCGGAGCAGGCGGGACTAGGATGGATCGGGTCGAACGGGTGCCTGATCAACCGGCGGCTCGGTTCGTTCTTCTTTCTGGCTGAGTTGTTTGCTGACCTGGAACTGCCGGTTGACCAGCCGGCGAAAAACCACTGCGGTGCGTGCCGCAGATGTGTGGATGCGTGTCCGACCGGGGCGATTGTCGCGCCGGGCGTGGTGGATGCGCGGCGGTGCATTTCGTATTTGACGATCGAGCATCGGGATCGGATCGATCCGACGCTGGCTGGGAAGGTCGGGCCCTGGATCTTCGGCTGTGATGCGTGTCAGGCGGTCTGTCCCTTCAACCGCTTCGCCAAGCCAACCCGAATTGACGAGTTTCGGCAGCACCGCTTGGGTCCGCGGATTGATCCGGCGGAGGCGGCGCGATGGACGGACGAGCAGTATGAAGCCCGCACCGCCGGTTCCGCCGGTGCTCGCGCGACGCTGGAGATGTG
- a CDS encoding DNA strand exchange inhibitor protein yields the protein MDPHSLDKLEFEAVKSVLARHARCELGRKLIGHLQPANREKLVHLWLEETDQMVQALALSGPPPLGGASDVAGLVQRIQPGSGLSGEEFYLVGQTLRATHYVQAYLANLPAELVHLHQLGERIGDFQALAWRIDEVVEASGRVKDTASEKLLKIRTAIEDHRRRVRKIFDRLVRTPSVVKVLQYPNWTFQGDRMVLPVSANYRQQIPGIVHRSSDSGATLFIEPSEAVELNNAIIQFGQEEQQEVSRIFWELSRLIHLNRDEILVAIRALARLDMLTAKAAYAVKRRCVRPEISRDGLVRLWQARHPLLVELFDQEGKGREVVPIDVRLGDDFDMLVITGPNTGGKTVALKTVGLMVLMAQAGMFIPAGPGSVLPVFDNVFIDVGDEQSLQQSLSTFSSHLTRILHILRCATPSSLVLIDELGAGTDPDEGAAIGQAILDELLGRKTRAMVSTHLSPLKSYAYRRPRADNAAVEFDPQTLRATYRLHIGEPGNSNALIIAEHLGASKRLLERARGYVSQRVKAFQQAIDAAVGSRREAEQARRLAQAAEHQARQREQELQSRIEQVDREREAYRRWLEWVNSLKAGQRVFIRNMRREGTVVRMELHKQQALVNVGRLAAEVPIKELAEPASVEEAKG from the coding sequence ATGGACCCTCACAGCCTGGATAAGCTGGAATTCGAAGCCGTCAAGTCCGTTCTCGCCCGGCACGCCCGTTGCGAACTGGGACGCAAGCTGATCGGCCACCTTCAACCGGCGAATCGGGAGAAGCTGGTGCATCTGTGGCTGGAGGAGACGGACCAGATGGTTCAGGCCCTGGCGCTGTCGGGTCCGCCTCCGCTGGGTGGAGCGAGCGACGTGGCGGGGCTGGTTCAGCGGATTCAGCCGGGGTCGGGGCTGAGCGGGGAGGAATTCTACCTGGTCGGCCAGACGCTTCGTGCGACGCACTACGTTCAGGCGTACCTGGCGAATCTGCCGGCGGAACTGGTCCACCTGCATCAGCTTGGCGAGCGGATCGGCGATTTCCAGGCCTTGGCGTGGCGGATCGATGAGGTCGTCGAGGCGTCGGGACGGGTCAAGGACACCGCGAGCGAGAAGCTGCTGAAGATTCGCACGGCGATCGAGGACCATCGGCGACGGGTGCGCAAGATTTTCGATCGACTGGTCCGGACGCCGTCGGTGGTCAAGGTGCTGCAATATCCCAACTGGACGTTTCAGGGCGATCGGATGGTGCTGCCGGTCAGCGCCAACTATCGCCAGCAGATTCCGGGCATCGTCCACCGCAGCAGCGACAGCGGGGCGACGCTGTTCATCGAGCCGTCGGAGGCGGTCGAACTGAACAACGCGATCATCCAGTTCGGGCAGGAGGAGCAGCAGGAGGTGTCGCGGATCTTCTGGGAACTGTCGCGGCTGATCCATCTGAATCGAGATGAGATTCTGGTGGCGATCCGGGCGCTGGCCCGGCTGGACATGCTGACGGCGAAGGCGGCGTACGCGGTGAAGCGTCGGTGCGTACGGCCGGAGATCAGCCGGGATGGGTTGGTGCGGCTGTGGCAGGCGCGGCATCCGCTGCTGGTCGAGTTGTTCGATCAGGAAGGCAAGGGGCGGGAGGTGGTGCCGATCGACGTGCGGTTGGGCGATGATTTCGACATGCTGGTGATCACCGGGCCGAACACGGGCGGCAAGACGGTGGCTCTCAAGACGGTGGGCCTGATGGTGCTGATGGCGCAGGCGGGGATGTTCATTCCCGCCGGGCCGGGCTCGGTGCTGCCGGTTTTTGACAACGTCTTTATCGACGTGGGCGACGAGCAGTCGCTCCAGCAGTCGCTGAGCACGTTCAGCTCGCACCTGACGCGGATTCTGCACATTCTGCGTTGCGCCACGCCGTCGAGTCTGGTGTTGATCGACGAACTGGGCGCGGGCACCGACCCGGACGAAGGGGCGGCGATCGGGCAGGCGATTCTGGATGAGCTGCTGGGTCGCAAGACGCGGGCGATGGTGAGCACGCACCTCAGTCCACTTAAGAGCTACGCGTACCGGCGCCCGCGGGCGGACAACGCAGCGGTGGAATTCGATCCGCAGACGCTGCGGGCGACCTACCGGCTGCACATCGGCGAGCCGGGCAATTCGAACGCGTTGATTATCGCGGAGCACCTGGGCGCGTCGAAGCGGCTGTTGGAGCGGGCTCGCGGCTACGTATCGCAACGGGTCAAGGCGTTCCAGCAGGCGATCGACGCTGCGGTCGGATCGCGGCGTGAGGCGGAGCAGGCTCGCCGCCTGGCCCAGGCGGCGGAGCATCAGGCACGCCAGCGGGAGCAGGAACTGCAGTCGCGGATCGAGCAGGTCGACCGCGAGCGCGAGGCGTATCGCCGGTGGCTCGAGTGGGTCAATTCGTTGAAGGCGGGGCAGCGGGTGTTCATCAGGAACATGCGGCGGGAAGGGACGGTGGTGCGGATGGAGTTGCACAAGCAGCAGGCGCTGGTGAACGTCGGGCGTCTGGCGGCGGAGGTGCCGATCAAGGAGTTGGCGGAACCGGCCTCCGTCGAGGAGGCGAAGGGGTGA